The genomic DNA CTTTATAGTGATACAAAGACTGAGACACAAGTAGGGATGGGCAATCTCCTTGCACACAGTGGTGTTTCGAATTGTGTAGAAAGTTCAGAGATGGCTGACACTACCCAGCCAGGAATGGACTCGCAGTTACCTGTTAGTAATTCTTGTCCTAGTCATGACAAAACAAGAATATCTGTAAGGTCAGCTAGCCTTGATTCTGCACTTTCAAGTCCATGCAGTTCGACAGAACAAATTCAGACAAGCAAAGAGACCCAACCTGTTGTAGCCTCTGCAGTGACTCTGAACAGTGTAGACAACACCAGCACTGCCCACTTGGTGTCCAATGAAATTAGCATGTTCATGCAAGCCAACAGTCTGCAGAGTCAAACAGTAAAACCCATTCAAGACCAGAATAAAGGACAGTTTACTGGAAATCCTGGATTGTCACAAAACATTCAGACTGAAATGAGACAAGGGCACACTTTATCTACTACAAGACACACACAAAGTAAAGGTAAAAAGCATCTCTATCGTACTTCAGCAGAGTCCTCAGCAGTAGGGGAGGAAAATGAGGACGGTATCAAGGTGAAAGTGGAGGCCATTGTGATTTCTGATGAAGAGTCTGATGACATGGATGAGATCTTGGACAGTGGTCAAAGAAGAAATGCAGATTTAGTACACAGTGATGATTACGAAGACAGTAACCATAATATCGAGGAGCTTGCCAACACTCAGTTCATACCTGCTCACCCATTAATTCACCTTGCCCATCAAGAGCCCCTCTCATTTCCTTCTTCACCGCAAGGTCCTAGTACTTCTGCAACAGATAATACTGGCTTTCCATCATCCCTTTTTCCAACCAATTCCCAGCCAGAGCAACAGGCTATGTACCTTGAGGATTTTCAGGACTCTATTGGGAATTATGTAGATGATGTACCTACCTGTAACACCTGTGGAAAGACTTTCTCCTGTGCTTACACCCTGAGAAGACATGCCATTGTACACACCAGGGAACGGCCTTATGAGTGCAGCTACTGTTATCGTAGTTACACACAGTCGGGTGACTTATACAGGCACATCAGAAAGGCACATGATCATGACCTGGCGGTCAAACGCAGCAGGGTAGAGTCGGACCCTCCCCCTTCACCGCCCCCTCCTCATTCTCCCCAGACATAGCCATCATTTGTGGCCCAATCCTTTTATTAGTTCTGCAAATGCCACATAATCATAATTTACCACCTCCACACTTCCACGTTGgtgtaatattttaaaagagGACAGAAGCCTTGGAAGGGATACTGCTTGAATGCTCCCATGCTGTCCACAATcttttgtaacaaaaatgtagttattgaacTTTTTGCAGTTACACAcgtttttaagtttttattttatttgaacaatcTTGTTTGAATATTTATGCTAAAGTGTATCCTTTTATACAAAATGCCCGAGAGAGGATAGAAAGGTAAGAAGTGTATGTGAATTCACTAAGAGTGGTCCCATCACACATACTAAAAAAAAAGGCCTTGTTAGTCACTATTTGTGGTTGTACAGCTGTGGTTGTTCTGCTGAAATATAAGCTTGATACCATTTGGGGAATTGGTTCCTGGGATTGTTTTAGCAATTAATGGAGCACTG from Myxocyprinus asiaticus isolate MX2 ecotype Aquarium Trade chromosome 22, UBuf_Myxa_2, whole genome shotgun sequence includes the following:
- the LOC127412910 gene encoding zinc finger and BTB domain-containing protein 18-like — its product is MEFPGHSQQLLACLHSQRLQGFLCDCAVQVGPTRFVAHRAVLASFSPFFHMFYSDQSMGNTGIINGVPQRDTVTINGDIVTPQAFGMLLDFMYEGVLRSEAHPPPEDVLAAASFLHMNDVVRVCKRRLQGRGLAEADSTRVEVVANALAKTGEELDVTPQENRPGAETGRELGRDGPVTVGNPSLLSSLAHFPQSSQQMSLYSDTKTETQVGMGNLLAHSGVSNCVESSEMADTTQPGMDSQLPVSNSCPSHDKTRISVRSASLDSALSSPCSSTEQIQTSKETQPVVASAVTLNSVDNTSTAHLVSNEISMFMQANSLQSQTVKPIQDQNKGQFTGNPGLSQNIQTEMRQGHTLSTTRHTQSKGKKHLYRTSAESSAVGEENEDGIKVKVEAIVISDEESDDMDEILDSGQRRNADLVHSDDYEDSNHNIEELANTQFIPAHPLIHLAHQEPLSFPSSPQGPSTSATDNTGFPSSLFPTNSQPEQQAMYLEDFQDSIGNYVDDVPTCNTCGKTFSCAYTLRRHAIVHTRERPYECSYCYRSYTQSGDLYRHIRKAHDHDLAVKRSRVESDPPPSPPPPHSPQT